The following proteins are encoded in a genomic region of Triticum dicoccoides isolate Atlit2015 ecotype Zavitan chromosome 1B, WEW_v2.0, whole genome shotgun sequence:
- the LOC119345337 gene encoding subtilisin-like protease SBT3.17, with protein MKTESPRHLRNPLLVLLFLAAAAAASAAPVVQIAMAAEPEQAPAAQEAAVHIVYVDRPEDADPEEFHIRTLAPVLGSEEKARGAVLYHYKHAASGFSAKLTTEQVEDLKKQPGVLQVVPSQTYQLHGNEGGHASTTRTMGLM; from the exons ATGAAGACCGAATCCCCGCGTCATCTTCGTAACCctctgctcgtcctcctcttcctcgcagcagcagcagcagcgtcggcAGCCCCCGTCGTCCAGATCGCCATGGCGGCCGAGCCGGAGCAGGCGCCCGCGGCGCAGGAGGCGGCCGTGCACATCGTCTACGTGGACCGCCCCGAGGACGCCGACCCCGAGGAGTTCCACATCCGCACCCTTGCCCCCGTCCTCGGCAG CGAGGAGAAGGCCAGGGGCGcggtcctctaccactacaagcacGCCGCCAGCGGATTCTCCGCAAAGCTCACCACCGAGCAGGTCGAGGACCTCAAGA AGCAACCAGGTGTCCTTCAGGTTGTGCCGAGCCAGACCTACCAGCTCCATGGAAATGAGGGTGGACATGCCAGCACAACCCGCACCATGGGCCTTATGTGA